One window from the genome of Bubalus kerabau isolate K-KA32 ecotype Philippines breed swamp buffalo chromosome 17, PCC_UOA_SB_1v2, whole genome shotgun sequence encodes:
- the LOC129631013 gene encoding zinc finger protein 665-like: protein MCGKAFNQTTKLAVHWRIHTGKKPCKCDVCDKAFIQIGNLAVHCNIHTGEKPYKCDVCGHCFKQSTHLENHRRTHTRVKPYKCDVSGKALSLNASHAVHQRLHTGKKPYICDVCGKTFIQTSNLAIHEKIHTGEKPYKCDVCGKAFNQAAKFVIYWRVHTGEKPYKCDVCGQCFTQNSQLEVHQQTHTGEKPYKCDVCGKGFSETSSLAVHWKIHTGEKRYKCDVCGKAFSHTGNDAVHCRVPTGEKPHKCDVCGKAFSTTRSLTVHQRIDTGEKPYKCDICGNAFSKTANLAVHQRIHTGEKPCSCGICGKAFSVSSSLAVH from the coding sequence ATGTGTGGCAAGGCTTTTAATCAAACTACAAAACTTGCAGTTCAttggagaattcatactggaaagAAACCAtgtaaatgtgatgtatgtgacAAGGCTTTTATTCAAATTGGAAACCTTGCAGTTCATTGTAatattcacactggagagaaaccatataaatgtgatgtgtgtggtcACTGCTTTAAACAAAGTACACACCTTGAAAATCATCGGAGAACTCATACCAGAgtgaaaccatataaatgtgatgtttcTGGAAAGGCCCTTAGTCTAAATGCAAGCCATGCAGTTCATCAGAGACTTCATACTGGAAAGAAACCATATAtatgtgatgtatgtggcaagACTTTCATTCAAACTTCAAACCTTGCAATtcatgagaaaattcatactggagagaaaccatataaatgtgatgtatgtggcaaggcctttaatCAAGCTGCAAAATTTGTAATTTATTggagagttcatactggagagaaaccatataaatgtgatgtatgtggccaATGCTTTACTCAAAACTCACAACTTGAAGTTCATCAGCAAACTCACACGGGAGAGaagccatataaatgtgatgtatgtggcaaaGGCTTTAGTGAAACTTCAAGCCTTGCAGTTCATTggaaaattcatactggagagaaacgatataaatgtgatgtgtgtggcaAGGCGTTTAGTCATACTGGCAACGATGCTGTTCATTGTAGAGTTcctactggagagaaaccacataaatgtgatgtatgtggcaaggcctttagtaCAACTAGAAGCCTTACAGTTCATCAGAGAATtgatactggagagaaaccatataaatgtgatatatgtggcAATGCTTTTAGTAAAACTGCAAACCTTGcagttcatcagagaattcatactggagagaagccatgTAGTTGTGGTATATGTGGCAAGGCTTTCAGTGTAAGTTCAAGCCTTGCTGTTCATTAG